The sequence GCGCCTCGCTTAAACCTGCAAACCCAACAGAAAAGGAGGAAAAAGAGCTGCTTCCCATATAGGTTCCAAATCATCAGGGGGATTGTACCCCGGCAAAAATTGTCCTTCGGCTAAGTTATGAAAATGCGAAATATAACTCAATTTTACCCCGCTGAATTTTGTATAATTTTATGTATACTTAGCCTTGTGATTCTGTTCGGGCAGTTTGACTCAATAGTAAAATGTCTCTTCGGGTGACTTTAGAATCACAACACCCACCACCTCGCCATTGTTAATCGGTGATCCAGAATCGAAAGGTTGTGATTTGTATTTGACTTATCCGCTTGACTGAAAATCACCCTCGTTTAATATCCTGAAGGTGAAAGGAAATGAAAAGGAGTTGTTGGCGCGCTCTGCCCGACCTTATCTTAAAGGGATTGCACGGGTGTCTAAGCAACTTGTCTCCTTAGGCTGGGCAGAGGCAAATGCCGGCAACTTCTCCATCAGAACCGGTGATGGTCTTATTACCAAGATTACCGGTGCCGAGATGAGGGCAATCGCCAAAAATCCGCTAAGGTATCTCTGTTTTGTCAGACCTATTAAAGGATGGGGATATGAGGTGCTGCCAGCAAAGGCAACACCGACAAAGGAAATCTTTGCCCATATTTTGGGTCAGAGAGCACTAATGCGTTTTCGACCCGAGGATAAGGTTTTGCTTCACACCCATCCGGTTCAACTGGTCTCTTTGTCAAACCAATATCCCAGACCCGAACAATTGCTGGAGGAGATTTTTTCAAGGTTCAGGTGCAGGCGCCTGCTATCAATTATTACTGCGGTTGAATATGCGCCTGAGGGCTCAACCCTTTTGGCGCGCAGAACCGGCAGGGCACTCAAAAAGGCAAGGCTGGTCATCTGGTCAAAACATGGTGTTATTGCATCGGGCAAAACCCTTTCTCAGGCATTGAGGTTGATAATCACGGTTAATAAAGTTGCGGCAGGGAAGGGATATGAAGGATAAAAAGCCTCGTCATCCGAAACACCTGCCCGCACCGGACGGGATTGAAACCTTTTATGAGGTGCGCTCAAGGGATTCCCTCCTTCCACCTGAGGAGTTTGCGCGCCTGGAGCGGCGTCCGATTCACATTGTCCTTGACAACCTCCGCAGCGCATTTAATGTCGGTGCAATTTTTAGGCTGGCAGATGCGGTGCGGGCAGCAGCGGTGATTCCCTGCGGCTATACTGCCCATCCACCCCATCACAAATTGGAGCAGACCGCATTGGGAACAACCGGTTCGGTTCCCTGGTCTTGGTTTCCAGAGACCGCCACCGCAATTGCCGAACTGAAAAGGAAAAACATCCAGGTTGTGGCGCTGGAAACGGTTGTTGGTGCGGTTCCGTTTTACAGGTTTTCGTATAAGTTCCCGGTTGCGATTGTGCTCGGTAATGAGGCGCTTGGTGTTTCCCAGGAGGTTTTGCGCCTTTGTGACGGGTTTGTGGAGATACCGGTTTTCGGATACAAAAATTCGCTCAATGTTGCCACTGCCGCCGCGGTTGTTCTTTACGAACTCCTGAGACAGGGCAACTGGCTTTAATCAACCGGTCTGAATTTCGGTATGTGGGACTTTAATAGCGGCTTTTTATAAAGACCAACCCCGACAACGAAGTTATGCCAGAAGATGAGAACAAAGCCATCTTCAGCATCAGATTCTATCTCAATCTCACCCTCGTTGATAAGTTTCCTTGCCTGTTCCTCGTTAACCTCTATTCGGTTATGCTGGGCATTCCTGCCTAAAACCTGCATCGCAAAGGTTGTGGGCTTGACCGAATGGGGAAAAAGCCGACAGAGCCTTAATCCCCGGCGCAGGGGGGTGACCTTTTCAAACCCCATCACCTCGGGTGTGGAGACAAAAATGGTCTCCTGCTCCTTGACTAACTTCAGTCCATTAAGCCAACCTTCAGGAAAACCGAACCGCCTTTTTAATAAATCAATCTGGTGCATATCCGGGTTTGCGAATCAAGGCGACAAAAAACGCCTCGGTGTTATTGTCCTGCGGTAAGATGCGGCAACAGCGGGTAACCGGTTCAGGAAAACTCTCTTTGTTCCATTCCTTTAATGCGGCTCTTGTCAAAAGTCCAGGCAGTTCAATCGGCAGGATTTCTGCATCGGGAAAGCGCTTGAGCAGATAGGAGACAACCGCCTCATTCTCCTCAGGCGCAATTGTGCAGGTGGAATAGACCATTCTCCCATCAGGTTTTAATGCCTGATAACCCGCGGTTATCATACCCTTCTGCACCCGGCTGAAGTTCTCTATTCCTTTTATTGACCAGCGCACCAGCGCCTCTCTGGTTTTGCGAATTGTCCCTTCAGATGAGCAGGGGGCATCAACCAAGACCCGGTCGCAGATGCCCTGGAGTTTCCTTGCGAGGATGATGCCATCTGTTCGGCAGACCGCAACATTCAGGCAGCCCATCCGGTCAATGTTGCCAATGAGTCCGCGCACCCGCCTTAGGGAGAGGTCGTTGGCAATCAGAAGCCCTTTGTTTTTCATCATCGCCGACATCTGGGTTGTCTTTGAGCCCGGGGCGGCGGCAAGGTCAAGCACAGTTTCCCCTGGCTGCGGGTCAAGGATTAATGGCGGAATCATTGATGCCGCCTCCTGAATGTAGATGAGTCCAAGGAAGTGAATAAGGCTCCTGCCCAGACCGGAGCCGTTTTTAACCGAATAGGCAACTGGACAATAGGGCAAAGGCGTTGGTTCCAAATCCTCAACCAATGGCAGGACCTCCTCAGGTTTTGCCTTGATGGTGTTGATGCGAAAGACCCTTGGCAAGGGCG is a genomic window of candidate division WOR-3 bacterium containing:
- a CDS encoding class II aldolase/adducin family protein; protein product: MKGNEKELLARSARPYLKGIARVSKQLVSLGWAEANAGNFSIRTGDGLITKITGAEMRAIAKNPLRYLCFVRPIKGWGYEVLPAKATPTKEIFAHILGQRALMRFRPEDKVLLHTHPVQLVSLSNQYPRPEQLLEEIFSRFRCRRLLSIITAVEYAPEGSTLLARRTGRALKKARLVIWSKHGVIASGKTLSQALRLIITVNKVAAGKGYEG
- a CDS encoding RsmB/NOP family class I SAM-dependent RNA methyltransferase, yielding MKNKRDLFPKGFIERYERFIPDFDDFLEAMLTPLPRVFRINTIKAKPEEVLPLVEDLEPTPLPYCPVAYSVKNGSGLGRSLIHFLGLIYIQEAASMIPPLILDPQPGETVLDLAAAPGSKTTQMSAMMKNKGLLIANDLSLRRVRGLIGNIDRMGCLNVAVCRTDGIILARKLQGICDRVLVDAPCSSEGTIRKTREALVRWSIKGIENFSRVQKGMITAGYQALKPDGRMVYSTCTIAPEENEAVVSYLLKRFPDAEILPIELPGLLTRAALKEWNKESFPEPVTRCCRILPQDNNTEAFFVALIRKPGYAPD
- a CDS encoding RNA methyltransferase codes for the protein MKDKKPRHPKHLPAPDGIETFYEVRSRDSLLPPEEFARLERRPIHIVLDNLRSAFNVGAIFRLADAVRAAAVIPCGYTAHPPHHKLEQTALGTTGSVPWSWFPETATAIAELKRKNIQVVALETVVGAVPFYRFSYKFPVAIVLGNEALGVSQEVLRLCDGFVEIPVFGYKNSLNVATAAAVVLYELLRQGNWL